The Streptomyces sp. NBC_00162 genome window below encodes:
- a CDS encoding CBS domain-containing protein, protein MTRRVHEVMTGKPVTVEKLTSLAEAARVMRDAGIGDVLVVDEGRLRGILTDRDLVIRAMAENRDPADTTVHAICSTEPVTVRPADGVDEAMDLMRRHALRRLPVETEDGELVGVVTLGDLTVERDPGSAFAAISAAEPDTSRHPKAATRT, encoded by the coding sequence ATGACCCGTCGAGTCCACGAGGTGATGACCGGGAAGCCGGTGACCGTCGAGAAACTGACGTCGCTGGCGGAAGCAGCACGGGTCATGCGGGATGCCGGCATCGGGGACGTCCTGGTCGTCGACGAGGGCCGGCTTCGCGGCATCCTGACCGACCGGGACCTCGTCATACGCGCCATGGCCGAGAACCGTGACCCTGCCGACACGACGGTGCACGCGATCTGCAGCACCGAACCGGTCACCGTGAGGCCCGCCGACGGCGTCGACGAGGCCATGGACCTCATGCGCCGGCACGCGCTGCGGCGCCTGCCCGTGGAGACCGAGGACGGCGAACTCGTCGGCGTCGTCACCCTGGGCGATCTCACGGTGGAACGGGATCCGGGGTCGGCCTTTGCGGCCATCTCGGCCGCAGAGCCCGACACATCCCGGCACCCGAAGGCCGCCACCCGCACCTGA
- a CDS encoding universal stress protein yields MDTSGRTPRVVVLGSVSRQCAAHASCPVVIVRQDTTHGRTDRA; encoded by the coding sequence ATGGACACCAGTGGTCGGACGCCCCGCGTGGTGGTGTTGGGCTCGGTCAGCCGGCAATGCGCCGCGCACGCGTCCTGCCCGGTCGTGATCGTCCGCCAGGACACGACCCACGGCAGGACCGACCGTGCCTGA
- a CDS encoding DUF4259 domain-containing protein: MGTWDVGPFDNDTAADFGGDLDEVAEGEREGIVRSALTRVIDTAAYLEAPASEVAVAAAALVAAQCPGGEPADPIYGPEESLPDLTGLRDLALQALDRIMTEPSELMDLWAESDGGPWRANIRRLQNLLLPQPPGEQLSLT, from the coding sequence ATGGGCACTTGGGACGTCGGCCCCTTCGACAACGACACCGCAGCGGACTTTGGCGGTGACCTTGATGAGGTAGCTGAAGGCGAACGTGAGGGCATAGTCCGCAGTGCTCTCACACGTGTGATCGACACCGCGGCTTACCTCGAAGCACCCGCATCCGAGGTCGCCGTAGCCGCAGCCGCACTTGTCGCCGCGCAGTGCCCCGGGGGTGAGCCGGCCGATCCCATTTATGGGCCGGAAGAGTCGCTCCCTGATCTCACTGGCCTACGCGATCTCGCCCTTCAGGCCCTCGACCGCATCATGACCGAACCATCCGAACTGATGGACCTATGGGCCGAGTCGGATGGCGGCCCCTGGCGCGCGAACATCCGCCGCCTGCAGAACCTGCTCCTGCCACAGCCTCCCGGAGAACAGCTCAGTCTGACATGA
- a CDS encoding CsbD family protein: MSGEEKMRAKKEQATGKAKEAAGRAVGNERLTAKGRTEQAKGDARQAKEKIKDTLED, from the coding sequence GTGTCGGGCGAAGAGAAGATGCGGGCCAAGAAGGAACAGGCGACGGGCAAGGCCAAGGAAGCCGCGGGCCGGGCCGTCGGTAACGAGCGTCTCACCGCGAAGGGGCGCACGGAGCAGGCCAAGGGCGATGCCCGCCAGGCCAAGGAAAAGATCAAGGACACCCTGGAGGACTAG
- a CDS encoding transposase family protein yields the protein MLAAQAPRLDRALKKVARQGGEVVLIDGTLIRTRRRTGKADRRNYSGKHRSHGLHFLALTDENGRLIWISAARPGRTHDNTAARHDHILTHLRAAGLGALADLGFRGLDNDILDPVVVTGYIATRTHKLTRGEKEANRVLAVGRAPVEHGFAHLKNWRILTKLRTDPARATHLLRALLVLTNLEINR from the coding sequence CTGCTCGCCGCGCAGGCGCCGCGCCTGGACCGCGCCCTGAAGAAGGTCGCCAGGCAGGGTGGGGAGGTGGTCCTGATTGACGGCACCCTCATTCGCACCAGACGCCGCACTGGCAAGGCCGACCGGCGGAACTACTCCGGCAAGCACCGCAGCCATGGCCTGCACTTCCTCGCCCTGACCGACGAGAACGGGCGCCTGATCTGGATATCCGCCGCCCGGCCCGGCCGCACCCACGACAACACCGCCGCCCGCCACGACCACATCCTGACCCACCTGCGCGCCGCCGGTCTCGGAGCGTTGGCCGACCTCGGCTTCCGCGGCCTGGACAACGACATCCTCGACCCCGTAGTCGTCACCGGCTACATCGCCACTCGTACCCACAAGCTCACTCGAGGCGAGAAGGAGGCCAACCGTGTCCTCGCCGTCGGACGGGCACCGGTTGAGCACGGCTTCGCCCACCTCAAGAACTGGCGGATCCTCACCAAGCTCCGCACCGACCCCGCCCGCGCCACCCACCTCCTGCGCGCTCTGCTCGTCCTGACGAACCTCGAAATCAACCGCTGA